In a genomic window of Bernardetia sp.:
- a CDS encoding 2OG-Fe(II) oxygenase, giving the protein MQEIITKTQETIIDGLCEKDWAVVDNFLSPELIENLNQELTEEYENGDFRQAGIGRKGINWQLRPEIRSDYVKWLDVGSLTSSQQHYFDTIEGLRKSINQNLFLSLNFFEAHFAVYPHQSFYKKHLDNHAGSNKRYISCILYLNKDWKEQDNGKLRVYKNENEDNFTDILPVFNRFVCMRSDVVWHEVLPTQNERHRKSITGWLRYE; this is encoded by the coding sequence ATGCAAGAAATAATAACCAAAACACAAGAGACTATCATAGACGGACTTTGTGAAAAAGACTGGGCAGTAGTAGATAATTTTTTATCTCCCGAACTGATTGAAAACCTCAATCAAGAACTTACCGAAGAATACGAAAACGGTGATTTTAGACAGGCAGGAATAGGCAGAAAAGGTATAAACTGGCAGCTTCGTCCAGAAATTCGTTCAGATTATGTCAAGTGGTTAGATGTAGGAAGTCTTACATCATCACAACAACATTATTTTGATACGATTGAAGGTTTGCGTAAGAGTATAAATCAAAATCTATTCTTGTCTCTTAATTTTTTTGAAGCACATTTTGCCGTCTATCCTCATCAGAGTTTTTATAAAAAACACTTAGATAACCACGCAGGAAGCAATAAACGCTATATTTCTTGTATTCTGTACCTCAACAAAGACTGGAAAGAGCAAGACAATGGAAAGCTACGTGTCTATAAAAATGAAAATGAAGACAATTTTACAGACATCCTACCTGTCTTCAATCGTTTTGTTTGTATGCGAAGTGATGTAGTATGGCACGAAGTATTGCCTACTCAAAATGAGCGTCATCGTAAAAGTATTACAGGTTGGTTGCGTTACGAGTAG
- a CDS encoding HAD family hydrolase, producing the protein MDYKNEDKTLLILDIDETLIHATPKKLEKPFDFTVFNYFVYERPYLKEFFKKIKDHFLLALWSSANDEYVEEIVKKIVPKNIKLEFVWARSRCSFRRNFQAIYDDYQNYGNYSSHYHFVKPLKKLKKKGYKLERILIVDDTPHKSKDNYGNAIYPTPFEGKDDDELLLLANYLLTLKNKTNVRKIEKRGWQSQTTRNATNL; encoded by the coding sequence ATGGATTATAAAAACGAAGATAAAACCCTTCTCATTCTTGATATAGACGAAACACTCATACACGCCACCCCTAAAAAACTAGAAAAGCCATTTGACTTTACAGTGTTCAACTATTTTGTCTATGAGCGTCCGTACTTGAAGGAATTTTTTAAAAAAATAAAAGACCACTTTTTGCTCGCTTTGTGGTCTTCTGCTAATGATGAATATGTAGAAGAAATAGTAAAAAAGATTGTTCCAAAAAATATAAAGTTAGAGTTTGTTTGGGCAAGAAGTCGTTGTAGTTTTAGAAGGAATTTTCAAGCTATTTACGACGACTATCAGAATTACGGTAATTATAGTTCACATTACCATTTTGTAAAACCACTCAAAAAACTAAAGAAAAAAGGATACAAATTAGAACGCATCTTGATTGTTGATGACACACCTCACAAATCAAAAGATAATTATGGAAATGCCATTTATCCAACGCCTTTTGAGGGAAAAGACGACGACGAATTGCTTTTACTAGCTAATTACCTCTTGACTTTGAAAAACAAAACAAATGTACGAAAAATTGAAAAGCGAGGATGGCAAAGCCAAACTACTCGTAACGCAACCAACCTGTAA
- a CDS encoding NAD-dependent succinate-semialdehyde dehydrogenase: MSDKNTVQTLNPATGETLKTYTLLSESEITQKIQNAENAFQDWKKTSFEERSEKFRKLSLLLKDKKDSLAKLMTEEMGKPITQSKSEVEKCAWLCDFYAEKAEDFLSPVSKKSDGSEAYVRYDPLGVILAVMPWNFPFWQVFRFAVPSLMAGNVGVLKHSSNSFGAGEAMESLFLEAGFPKNVFQNLLISGKQVKQVLENDHVKAATLTGSEAAGASVAEIAGKNIKKTVLELGGSDPFIVLADADIEMAAKTAVTARTQNSGQSCIAAKRFIVLEEVYDKFVEAFKKEMATLKMGNPMDENTDVGSQAREDLAKELEEQVQKSVEKGAKIILGGKRDKAFFEPTILIDVKEGMPAFDEELFGPVAAVIKAKDEHHALELANNSEFGLGSSLWTANLEKAREIASKIESGSVFINGMVKSDPRLPFGGIKKSGYGRELSTNGIHEFVNIKTVWIA; this comes from the coding sequence ATGTCAGATAAAAATACAGTCCAAACTCTCAACCCAGCTACTGGCGAAACGCTCAAAACCTATACACTTCTTTCAGAATCAGAAATTACACAAAAAATACAGAATGCAGAAAATGCTTTTCAAGACTGGAAAAAAACGAGTTTTGAAGAACGTTCAGAAAAATTTCGTAAGCTGTCTCTACTTTTAAAAGACAAGAAAGATAGTTTAGCCAAACTGATGACAGAGGAAATGGGAAAACCCATCACACAATCGAAATCTGAAGTAGAAAAATGTGCTTGGCTTTGTGATTTTTATGCAGAAAAGGCTGAAGATTTTTTATCTCCTGTTTCCAAAAAATCGGATGGTTCGGAAGCATACGTTCGTTACGACCCTCTAGGAGTTATTTTGGCTGTAATGCCTTGGAATTTCCCTTTTTGGCAGGTGTTTCGTTTTGCTGTGCCTTCCTTAATGGCTGGAAATGTAGGTGTTTTGAAGCACTCTTCTAACTCTTTTGGAGCAGGTGAGGCTATGGAATCACTTTTTTTAGAAGCTGGTTTTCCTAAAAATGTATTTCAAAATTTACTTATTAGTGGAAAACAAGTCAAGCAAGTGTTGGAAAACGACCATGTAAAGGCTGCAACTCTTACAGGAAGCGAAGCAGCAGGGGCATCAGTGGCAGAAATTGCAGGAAAAAATATCAAAAAAACAGTTTTAGAACTTGGTGGAAGCGACCCTTTTATTGTCTTAGCAGATGCAGATATTGAAATGGCAGCTAAAACAGCCGTAACAGCACGTACTCAAAACTCTGGACAAAGCTGTATTGCAGCCAAACGTTTTATAGTCTTGGAAGAAGTGTATGACAAGTTTGTAGAAGCCTTCAAAAAGGAAATGGCAACTCTAAAAATGGGCAACCCAATGGATGAAAATACTGATGTAGGCTCACAGGCAAGAGAAGATTTAGCCAAAGAACTAGAAGAACAAGTACAAAAATCGGTAGAAAAAGGAGCTAAGATTATTTTGGGTGGAAAAAGAGATAAAGCATTCTTCGAACCAACTATTTTAATAGATGTAAAAGAAGGAATGCCAGCTTTTGATGAGGAGCTTTTTGGCCCTGTGGCTGCCGTAATTAAAGCAAAAGACGAACATCACGCTTTAGAACTTGCCAACAATTCTGAATTTGGTTTGGGTTCTTCTCTTTGGACTGCTAACCTAGAAAAAGCTAGAGAAATAGCTTCAAAAATTGAATCTGGGAGTGTTTTTATCAATGGAATGGTAAAATCTGACCCTCGTTTGCCTTTTGGTGGAATTAAAAAATCGGGATATGGCAGGGAGCTTTCTACCAACGGAATCCACGAATTTGTCAATATAAAAACGGTTTGGATAGCGTAA
- a CDS encoding arginine decarboxylase, which produces MTRRTSQQRYIDLIKQTFYFDTPDFTVSNDELNFYGVELMPIIEKYGTPLRLTYLPKISENIRRARSHFGEAIKKLNYDADYVYCYCTKSSHFNFIMEEVLKTGAHLETSSTFDIAIIKKLHQRGDFDKEKYVVCNGFKRDTYTDEIKSLWQEGFKNCIAVLDNRKEINAYESAEVEEAQLGIRIAIEEEPNFAFYTSRLGIRYKDVIEFYKKHIATNPKFKLTLLHFFVNSGIRDTVYFWSEFNKFVRAYCDLKKICPELHILDIGGGMPIKNSLGFEYDYEYMTEAIVANIQEVCESEGVPVPTIFSEFGSFTVGESGAMIFSVKAQKQQNDRELWYMIDGSFITHLPDTWGMGYRFITMAINNWDKEYQQVHLGGITCDGMDYYDSESHIAKLMLPKFTRGTEQYIGFFHTGAYQESLGGYGGIQHCLIPNSQHVIINRDEQGNVTTELFRREQTQEQVLNILGY; this is translated from the coding sequence ATGACAAGACGTACTTCCCAACAACGTTATATCGACCTAATCAAACAAACATTTTATTTTGATACACCAGATTTTACAGTATCAAATGATGAATTGAATTTTTATGGTGTAGAGCTGATGCCTATTATTGAAAAATATGGTACACCATTGCGCCTTACTTATCTACCCAAGATTAGCGAAAACATACGAAGGGCAAGAAGTCATTTTGGCGAAGCTATCAAGAAACTTAATTACGACGCTGATTATGTCTATTGTTACTGTACTAAATCTTCTCATTTCAATTTCATAATGGAAGAAGTATTGAAAACAGGAGCGCACCTTGAAACTTCTTCTACCTTTGATATTGCTATTATCAAAAAACTACATCAAAGAGGAGATTTTGATAAAGAAAAATATGTGGTCTGTAATGGTTTTAAGAGAGATACTTATACAGACGAAATCAAATCGCTTTGGCAAGAAGGTTTTAAAAACTGTATTGCTGTCTTAGACAACAGAAAAGAAATAAATGCTTATGAGAGTGCAGAAGTAGAAGAGGCACAATTAGGAATTCGAATAGCTATAGAAGAAGAACCTAACTTTGCTTTTTATACCTCTCGTTTGGGTATTCGTTATAAAGATGTTATTGAGTTTTACAAAAAACATATTGCCACCAATCCGAAATTTAAACTGACACTACTTCATTTCTTTGTCAATTCTGGTATTCGTGATACTGTTTATTTTTGGAGTGAATTCAACAAATTTGTTCGTGCATACTGCGATTTGAAAAAAATCTGTCCAGAACTTCATATTTTAGATATTGGAGGAGGAATGCCTATCAAAAATTCTTTGGGTTTTGAATATGACTATGAATACATGACCGAAGCCATCGTTGCTAATATTCAAGAAGTTTGTGAGAGTGAAGGAGTACCTGTTCCGACTATTTTTTCAGAGTTTGGAAGTTTTACCGTAGGAGAAAGTGGAGCTATGATTTTTTCTGTAAAGGCTCAAAAACAACAAAACGACCGAGAACTTTGGTATATGATTGATGGTTCATTTATTACACATTTACCAGATACGTGGGGAATGGGCTACCGTTTTATTACTATGGCAATCAACAACTGGGATAAAGAATATCAGCAAGTGCATCTAGGAGGAATTACTTGCGATGGAATGGATTATTACGATTCTGAATCGCATATAGCTAAACTCATGTTACCAAAATTTACAAGAGGAACAGAACAATATATCGGTTTTTTCCATACAGGAGCATATCAAGAAAGTTTAGGAGGTTATGGAGGTATTCAGCATTGTTTGATTCCAAATTCGCAACATGTTATTATTAACAGAGACGAACAAGGCAACGTAACTACTGAGCTTTTCAGAAGAGAACAAACACAAGAGCAGGTTTTGAATATTTTAGGGTACTAA
- a CDS encoding M1 family metallopeptidase, translating to MLLLIVGVFISFASQSAFAQRDKNINRSYFKQLGEELPTPNVYRAGSGAPGHQYWQQKVDYKIQLTLDDEKQRITGQETITYHNNSPDVLDYFWVQLDQNMRAKDSDTYKTSTGTLNEKNTLRGIAYITGNSDFEGGFNIEAVTTTDGKALSHTINRTMMRVDLPTSLKPNEKYSFQIKWNYNIQDQLKYGGRSGYEYFEKDGNYLYEIAQFFPRMAVYDDVNGWLHKQFLGRGEFALEFGDYEVEMTVPADHILGATGVLQNPDEVLTATQKERWEKAQSSDVPVVIVTQDEATKAEKSKAKGTKTWKFKADNVRDFAFASSRKFIWDAMSVKMPNGKNVMAMSYYPKEGNPLWGQYSTEVVAHTLEVYSKHTIDYPYPVAISVHGPVWGMEYPMICFNGGRPEEDGTYSSRIKYAMISVIIHEVGHNFFPMIINSDERHWTWMDEGLNTFMQFITEQEWQRDYPSRRGDAKNIVDYMKGSKAGIMPIMTNSESIPQFGNNAYGKPATALNILRETIMGRELFDHAFKEYSKRWAFKHPKPADFFRSMEDASGTDLDWFWWGWFYTTDHVDISIEDVTFFEPNSLSAAVETTKEEEALSITQQRNKTAIAKTRLERRPQLADFYNSYDDRMTEADAKRNYEDYLSGLTDEERNFIKQNPYFYQIDFKNMGGLVMPVIIEFTYEDGSKEVQKIPAEVWRMNNEQFSKVFMTKKKVTSILLDPELETADTDTYNNSYPRIEVPTRFELYRRGNYSSPNPMQMQKKKKN from the coding sequence ATGCTGTTACTTATAGTAGGCGTGTTTATCTCATTTGCTTCTCAAAGTGCGTTTGCACAGCGAGACAAAAATATTAATCGTTCTTATTTTAAGCAGTTAGGCGAAGAGCTGCCAACGCCAAATGTCTATCGTGCTGGTTCGGGTGCACCAGGGCATCAGTATTGGCAACAAAAAGTAGATTACAAAATCCAGCTTACCTTAGATGACGAAAAGCAGCGCATCACAGGGCAAGAAACTATTACTTATCACAATAACTCACCAGATGTTTTAGATTATTTTTGGGTGCAGTTAGACCAAAATATGAGAGCAAAAGACTCTGATACCTATAAAACTTCTACTGGAACACTCAACGAAAAAAACACACTTCGTGGTATTGCCTACATCACAGGTAACTCTGATTTTGAAGGTGGATTCAATATTGAAGCTGTAACAACAACAGATGGAAAAGCTCTTTCTCACACCATCAACAGAACCATGATGAGAGTAGATTTGCCTACCTCTTTAAAACCAAATGAAAAATATTCTTTTCAAATCAAATGGAATTATAATATTCAAGACCAATTAAAATACGGAGGTCGTAGTGGTTATGAATATTTTGAAAAAGATGGAAATTATCTCTATGAGATTGCTCAATTTTTTCCAAGAATGGCTGTTTATGATGATGTAAATGGTTGGTTACACAAACAATTTTTAGGGCGTGGAGAGTTTGCGTTAGAATTTGGAGACTATGAAGTAGAAATGACTGTTCCAGCAGACCATATTTTGGGAGCTACTGGTGTTCTTCAAAACCCAGATGAAGTTTTGACAGCTACTCAAAAAGAGCGTTGGGAAAAAGCACAGAGTTCTGATGTTCCTGTTGTGATTGTTACGCAAGACGAAGCTACTAAAGCAGAAAAAAGTAAAGCTAAAGGCACAAAAACATGGAAATTTAAGGCTGATAATGTACGTGATTTTGCGTTTGCTTCTTCAAGAAAGTTTATTTGGGATGCAATGAGCGTAAAAATGCCAAACGGAAAAAACGTAATGGCAATGTCGTATTATCCAAAGGAAGGTAATCCACTTTGGGGACAATATTCGACAGAAGTGGTAGCACATACCTTAGAAGTATATTCAAAACACACGATTGACTATCCTTATCCAGTAGCAATTTCAGTTCACGGTCCTGTTTGGGGAATGGAATATCCAATGATTTGTTTCAATGGAGGAAGACCAGAAGAAGACGGAACATATTCTTCACGCATCAAATACGCTATGATTTCAGTAATTATTCACGAAGTAGGACATAATTTCTTCCCTATGATTATCAACTCTGACGAGCGTCATTGGACGTGGATGGATGAAGGTTTGAATACGTTCATGCAATTTATTACAGAACAGGAATGGCAAAGAGATTATCCTTCACGCCGTGGTGATGCTAAAAATATTGTAGATTATATGAAAGGTTCGAAGGCTGGAATTATGCCTATCATGACCAATTCAGAATCTATTCCTCAATTTGGAAACAATGCCTACGGTAAGCCTGCAACAGCACTCAATATTTTACGTGAAACTATAATGGGAAGAGAACTTTTCGACCACGCTTTCAAAGAATATTCAAAGCGTTGGGCATTCAAACATCCAAAACCTGCTGACTTTTTCCGTAGTATGGAAGATGCTTCTGGAACTGATTTAGACTGGTTTTGGTGGGGATGGTTCTATACAACTGACCATGTAGATATTTCTATTGAAGATGTAACTTTCTTTGAGCCAAACTCATTAAGTGCAGCAGTAGAAACAACTAAAGAAGAAGAGGCTTTGAGCATTACGCAGCAGAGAAACAAAACAGCAATTGCAAAAACTCGTTTAGAGCGTCGTCCACAGCTTGCAGATTTCTACAATTCGTATGATGATAGAATGACAGAAGCAGATGCAAAACGTAATTATGAAGATTATTTAAGTGGTCTGACAGACGAAGAGCGTAATTTTATCAAACAAAATCCTTATTTCTATCAGATAGACTTTAAAAATATGGGTGGGCTTGTAATGCCAGTTATCATTGAGTTTACTTATGAAGATGGAAGCAAGGAAGTTCAAAAAATTCCTGCTGAAGTTTGGAGAATGAATAACGAGCAGTTTAGTAAAGTTTTCATGACTAAGAAAAAAGTAACTTCTATTCTCTTAGACCCAGAGCTTGAAACAGCTGACACAGACACATACAACAATAGCTATCCTCGTATAGAAGTTCCTACTCGTTTTGAGCTTTACAGAAGAGGCAATTATTCTTCTCCGAATCCAATGCAGATGCAAAAGAAGAAAAAAAATTAA
- a CDS encoding nucleoside 2-deoxyribosyltransferase domain-containing protein, which translates to MQHEPIRTLFSRNHDTIFPKLGVFLAGATPSEANLKTGWRRKVIQKLREDKRLNPSMIVVSPEPETGKWSDIDNKNPKSELEVVRDKQITWELQYLQLCDITAFWLPAYWTKEKSGVFDANIAPTSRLEFGYFLQEYVKNPTRRKFIVGSPEDADSIKWAKKIADIHGVKWHFLKIEDKNKLVADSFVEEIATSLIAGKWEY; encoded by the coding sequence ATGCAACACGAACCCATCAGAACACTTTTTTCAAGAAATCATGATACTATTTTTCCAAAACTTGGTGTTTTTTTGGCTGGCGCAACACCTTCAGAAGCTAATTTAAAAACAGGATGGCGAAGAAAAGTTATTCAAAAGCTAAGAGAAGACAAGCGTTTGAATCCAAGTATGATAGTCGTTTCGCCAGAGCCAGAAACAGGAAAATGGTCAGATATAGACAATAAAAACCCAAAATCAGAGCTAGAGGTTGTCAGAGACAAACAAATTACGTGGGAGCTTCAATACCTTCAGCTTTGTGATATTACAGCTTTTTGGTTGCCAGCTTACTGGACAAAGGAAAAATCTGGAGTTTTTGATGCTAATATTGCCCCTACAAGTCGATTAGAATTTGGTTATTTTTTGCAGGAGTATGTCAAAAACCCAACGAGAAGAAAATTTATTGTAGGTAGTCCAGAAGATGCTGATAGTATAAAATGGGCAAAAAAAATAGCTGACATTCATGGAGTAAAATGGCATTTTTTGAAAATAGAAGATAAAAACAAATTAGTAGCAGATTCATTTGTGGAGGAGATTGCCACTTCACTCATTGCTGGTAAGTGGGAATACTGA
- a CDS encoding DUF4129 domain-containing protein translates to MYDTIISIKMRLSKTFFSVLIVFTFLFSMFSWISYAQDNTTNTETVEIKEFDEEKWNNLRDGIKYTKEVVEEKEYTPPTNSKWPKFDWAFLASFKYVLIGLVVALLALALVWFFTKGVLFGNKKTKLEEEQAAFLTEENLEKVEFGYLEQALEKALLQRNFRMAIRIHYLWLLKVLYENELINWKKDKTNHAYISELARKSSEEAASHFRKLTLWYEKAWYGESTIDEKDYQGVEHHFVDFRKSQGNKAA, encoded by the coding sequence ATGTACGATACCATTATTTCTATAAAGATGAGACTTAGCAAAACTTTTTTTTCAGTATTGATTGTATTTACTTTTTTATTTAGTATGTTCTCGTGGATTTCGTATGCTCAAGACAATACTACAAATACAGAGACCGTAGAGATAAAAGAATTTGATGAAGAAAAATGGAACAACCTAAGAGATGGAATCAAATATACCAAAGAAGTCGTAGAGGAGAAAGAGTACACACCTCCAACCAACTCTAAGTGGCCTAAATTTGATTGGGCATTTTTAGCAAGTTTTAAATATGTCTTGATTGGGCTTGTAGTGGCTTTGCTCGCCTTAGCTTTAGTTTGGTTTTTTACAAAAGGTGTTTTATTTGGCAACAAAAAAACAAAGCTAGAGGAAGAACAGGCTGCTTTCCTTACAGAAGAGAACTTAGAAAAAGTAGAATTTGGTTATTTGGAACAAGCCTTAGAAAAAGCTCTTTTACAGCGCAATTTCCGTATGGCAATCCGTATTCATTACCTTTGGCTTTTGAAAGTATTGTATGAAAATGAGCTTATCAACTGGAAAAAGGACAAAACCAACCACGCCTATATTTCTGAACTCGCTAGAAAATCGTCAGAAGAAGCAGCTTCTCATTTTAGAAAACTAACACTTTGGTATGAAAAAGCATGGTACGGAGAATCAACCATCGATGAAAAAGATTATCAAGGTGTAGAGCATCATTTTGTGGATTTTAGAAAATCACAAGGAAATAAAGCTGCATAG
- a CDS encoding DUF58 domain-containing protein: MLKDIISKLRKYEILIRKAVNTSMQGESHSVFKGSGLEFDDVRQYNYGDDIRTINWNISAKGQGAYINTYKEEKEQNVFFVLDVSASQRVGAKGLQKLDIGKEICGVLTISALREQSSVGLLCFSDKRERYVRPDKGNRQAAQILKVIFDLQPSSDQTNLSKAITMAMNIIKRKSVMILVSDFIDEDYEAALKGVAKQHDLICVHLGDPREQDLPQLGIVQIHDKESGKSVWINTSSKEYRQRFEKQFVEKRTKLENLCKRYGADYLYLSTHDDYVPKLIKLFKLRKTRRK, translated from the coding sequence ATGTTAAAAGATATAATCAGCAAACTTCGCAAATACGAAATCTTAATTCGTAAGGCTGTCAATACAAGTATGCAGGGCGAAAGTCATTCTGTTTTTAAAGGTTCTGGGCTAGAATTTGATGATGTACGTCAATACAACTACGGAGACGACATTCGTACTATCAACTGGAATATTTCTGCAAAAGGACAAGGAGCATATATCAATACCTACAAAGAAGAAAAGGAGCAGAACGTTTTTTTTGTGCTTGATGTAAGTGCGTCTCAACGTGTAGGCGCAAAAGGCTTACAAAAATTAGATATTGGAAAAGAAATTTGTGGAGTCCTAACCATTTCAGCATTGCGTGAACAAAGTTCAGTAGGTTTGCTTTGTTTTAGTGATAAACGAGAGCGTTATGTTCGTCCAGATAAAGGCAACAGACAGGCTGCACAAATTTTGAAAGTCATTTTCGACTTACAACCTTCTTCCGACCAAACTAATCTGTCAAAAGCCATCACAATGGCTATGAATATCATTAAACGAAAAAGTGTAATGATTTTGGTGTCTGACTTTATCGATGAAGATTATGAGGCTGCATTAAAAGGCGTAGCAAAACAGCATGACTTAATTTGTGTGCATCTTGGCGACCCAAGAGAACAAGATTTGCCACAACTTGGTATTGTTCAGATTCATGATAAAGAATCGGGCAAATCGGTATGGATAAACACATCTTCAAAAGAATATCGTCAGCGTTTTGAAAAGCAATTTGTAGAGAAAAGAACTAAACTAGAAAATCTTTGCAAACGTTATGGAGCAGATTATCTGTACTTAAGCACACACGATGATTATGTTCCCAAACTTATCAAGCTCTTTAAATTGAGAAAGACAAGAAGGAAATAG
- the porQ gene encoding type IX secretion system protein PorQ, which yields MKCIKPFVTTVFFLMGFQTFVLGQIGGKTSLEFINLPTHARVIGLGGANITSQDVGSQQDINMHIENPALLTTEAHDRLSLAYYGYSAGISNVNLAYGHDFNKLGRFSNLGFSFQYLNYGNIESYDALGNSLGEINASEYSFGVSHSQKFDAFRVGATLKIAGSQLAGFTATGVFLDLGGTLTHPDKDLRFGLVMNNLGFLISNYSPTSEYTMPMNILLGASFKPEKMPVRFSMTLQQLFRRNIAYNDPTRSTTLDANGQLIVEETTAIDRAIRRVVLGAEVIFNKNFNLRAGYNFLRRRELVVTARPAFVGFSFGGVVRIRSFEFAYSRSLAHIAGGTNNFTITLDTKKLFRKN from the coding sequence ATGAAATGTATTAAACCATTCGTAACGACTGTATTTTTTCTAATGGGTTTTCAAACTTTTGTTTTGGGACAGATAGGAGGAAAAACGTCGTTAGAATTTATAAACCTTCCAACCCACGCCCGAGTGATAGGTTTGGGAGGAGCAAATATTACGTCTCAAGATGTAGGGAGTCAGCAAGACATCAATATGCATATCGAAAATCCAGCACTTCTGACTACCGAAGCACATGACCGTCTTTCTCTAGCATATTATGGCTATTCAGCAGGAATCAGCAATGTAAACTTAGCCTACGGACACGATTTTAATAAACTAGGTCGCTTTTCAAACCTTGGTTTTTCATTCCAATATCTCAATTATGGAAATATTGAAAGCTATGATGCTCTTGGAAACTCTTTAGGAGAAATAAATGCAAGTGAGTATAGCTTTGGAGTGAGTCATTCACAAAAATTTGATGCTTTCCGTGTAGGAGCTACATTAAAAATTGCAGGTTCGCAGCTTGCTGGCTTTACTGCCACAGGAGTTTTTTTAGACTTGGGAGGAACACTGACTCATCCAGATAAAGATTTGCGCTTTGGACTTGTGATGAACAATCTAGGTTTTCTGATTAGTAATTACTCCCCTACTTCTGAATATACAATGCCGATGAATATTCTTTTGGGAGCATCTTTTAAACCAGAAAAAATGCCTGTGCGTTTTTCTATGACCTTACAACAACTTTTTAGAAGAAATATTGCCTACAATGACCCTACAAGAAGCACTACACTAGATGCCAACGGACAACTGATTGTAGAAGAAACTACTGCAATAGATAGAGCAATACGAAGAGTAGTTTTGGGGGCAGAAGTTATTTTTAATAAAAATTTCAACCTTCGTGCAGGTTATAATTTTTTGCGTCGTCGTGAGTTGGTCGTAACAGCACGTCCTGCTTTTGTTGGTTTTTCATTTGGTGGAGTGGTACGCATTCGCTCGTTTGAGTTTGCATATTCTCGTTCTTTAGCGCATATTGCAGGAGGGACAAACAATTTTACCATTACATTAGACACTAAGAAATTATTTAGAAAAAATTAG